Part of the Synergistaceae bacterium genome is shown below.
GCTTCGCTCCCCCGGCCACGAGGCGGTCTGCCGCATCGAGGGGACCCACACAGGCATAGTCGAGGTCGAGGTGGACGGCTCGGTCGTCTTCACCGCCGCCTCCTCGGGGGATGAGAATCAGGGCAAGAACATACCCGACGAGGTTGCGGCCATGGGCTTCTCCGAGCTCGTCTCGCTGGTGGACACGATGGACGAGGAGGACATCGACTACGTGCTCGAGGGGGTCGAGATGAACATGGCCATCGCCGAGTACGGCTTCGACCAGGACCACGACACGGGGCTGAACATCGGAAAGACCATCCGCAAGGTCTCCGGCGCGTGCTACAACTCCGAGGATCTGAGCCTTAAGATAAAGTCCTTCGCGGCCGCCGCCTCCGACGCTCGCATGGCCGGAGTGTCGATGCCGGTGATGAGCAGCGCGGGCAGCGGCAACCACGGGGTGACCGCCATACTGCCGGTGGCGATCTTCGCGGCCCATCACGGGGCGAGCCGGGAGGAGACGGCCAAGGCGGTGGCCTTCAGCCACCTGGCCACCAGCTACGTCAAGAGCCGCACGGGCCGGCTTACACCTACCTGCGGCTGCTCCGTA
Proteins encoded:
- a CDS encoding serine dehydratase subunit alpha family protein yields the protein MFTIKEFLESEVKPALGCTEPGAVALAVARAREELSEPVKSVLVTVSDSIYKNGMDVGIPGTDGLKGNNVAAALAVLCGRSEYGLEVLKDCGADHAAEAMKLIERGAIKIVPDMDRHGVYVEASLRSPGHEAVCRIEGTHTGIVEVEVDGSVVFTAASSGDENQGKNIPDEVAAMGFSELVSLVDTMDEEDIDYVLEGVEMNMAIAEYGFDQDHDTGLNIGKTIRKVSGACYNSEDLSLKIKSFAAAASDARMAGVSMPVMSSAGSGNHGVTAILPVAIFAAHHGASREETAKAVAFSHLATSYVKSRTGRLTPTCGCSVAAGAGAAAAMVYLKTRDVAKAAQAMLIILGNLVGMVCD